GGCGACGGCCTCCGGCTTCCAGGCGACCACGTCGCCGCCGTCGGCCTCTCTGACAATGCGCGCCGCCTCGCCGCGCACAATGGCGGTGACGTGGCGGCCGATCGACATGACCTCGTACGTCTTCGACGGCACGGTAGCCTCGAAGGACTTCCAGTCGTCGCGAAGGGACACAATGCAGGTGTCCGCAGCCTTGTAGCGGTTCAGCACGTCCTGGCCATGGAGCGATTCGTGAAATGTGACGGGGGCGTCGAGCTCTTCGGCCAGTTCCATCAGGCTGGGCCGCTGGGTGCCGTGGCCCACCATGTGCAGGCGCATGGAATTGCCCACCAGGGCGCTGGCGCGGATCACCACGTCCAGGCGCTGGCTCTCGCCGTGGTTGCCCAGGTACAGCGCCTCAAAGGTTTCGCGCTCCTGTGCGGGCGGGGCAAAGATGGGCACGGAATCCAGGTCCAGCCCGTTGCTGACGGTCACCACGTTCTTGACGCCGCGGGCGCGGAGGGTCTCCGCGAAGCCTTCCGTCACGGACACGACAAGATCGGCGCGCAGCTGGATGGCCTCCACCACGCGCTCCACGACGCTCTTGACGCTGCCCTTGACGAGACGTGCGTCGCGGGCCAAGTCCGGCCAGGCGTCGCGCATTTCGACGATCAGGGGAACGTGGCGGAGCCTGGCCACCACATACCCGGCCACCATGATGGGCAGGCTGGGCGCGGTGACGACGACGACGTCGGCCTTGCGCCACATGAGGCCTGCCGGGATGGACATGGCGGCAGAGAAGACTTGGTCCACGAGCCTTGCCACGTGGAAGTTGCCGCTGTGGCGGATGTAGGGGACGCGTTTGATGCGCTCCCCGTGGGGTCCGACTTGGCCGCGGAACGGTGCGCCGGCGTCGCTGCGGGGCAGGCTGCGCCGGCCGTGCGGGAAGTGTGCCACGGGCGCCACCACGTCAACATCCCAGTCGGCCTTGCGGAATTCTCGGATCAAGGTGGTCCAGCGCCGCTGCGGCGGACTGTGCTCGGGCCAGTACGAGTGGATCAGGAGCATGATCCGCAGCGGGCCGCCCGGGCGCTGCCCGCGGTCTTTGCGCTTGCTTTTACCCGTTTGTCCGGGCTTGGATGAAGTCTTCTTAAGCAAGGCTGGCCCGCTCGGTCTTCGTGACCGGCACGCGGCGGCCGGAGCCGCCCATGACGCGGAAGTAGGCGAAGCCCAGGGCCAGCAGAATTGCGATGGTGGCGAGCTGGACCGAAAGCGGACTGCCCACAGGTGTTGGGGTGGTTTCCGCGCTCGTTGCGCTGGGCTTCTTGGTTGTGTATATCTGGGCCGTCGACGCTGTTGTCTTGGACGATGCGGGCTGGCGGGTGAGAGCCTGCGTGGCAGGGAGTGCCGCCGCGGTGGTGGCCTTCACTGTTGGCGGGTTCGCAAGGACGGGACCGGCAGCAAAAAGGGTCCCGAAAGTGGTTGCCAGCAAAATGGCAACGACCAGCACAAAGCGGTGGCGTGAGCGCGACAGCCCCAATTTTTCCCCTAGATATCTCATCTGCGCCCGGCCGTGATGAAGCCAGGTTTCGTGCGAGTTAGCGACCTTTGGACTCACAAAGCTGCCCTGTGGAGACTCACAACGTTGCTTTAGCGAACGGTCCAAACGATTTATTATCTCATATCTGCCCATGAGCACGTGGTTCCTGCGGCTGGCACCCATGGATTCCACCGCTCTTCACCATGTTTATGTGCTAAAAGGCGCTGTTTCTTGGTCCAATATTCCTTGTTGTCGCGGAGAACTTCGCGACCGTTGTGTGCCAGGCCCTGGCTCCCGTGGGGCTGCCCCGTCTTCGGCGCGTCGAGGGCCGGTGAGCGTCGCGTCAGTATTCCGTTGGTGGAGTGGCTGGGACCGGGGTCTCGACGCGCTCGCAGAGCTCGCTGCTCGACCACCGGCGTCAGGGTCTCGACGCGCGGATTTCGACAGGCTCAATCACCGCTGCTTAATCACCGGGTTTCGACGGGCTCAACCACCGAGCTTCGCTGCTTTCAGGTATGTCCCCAGTGAATCGTCGGTGAGGGCCTTCGCAATGGCCGAGATGGCGGCGTCGTCCTTCAACACAATGGACTGGCCGTCCGCGCTGGTGCCGGTGCCCAGCGTGGGCAGGGTGAAGGACACCACGTCGGAGCCTCGGACGGCATTCAGGCTCACGGCCAAGGCGCCCACCGTGGCCGAGTCCAGGCCCTTGTCCACGCTCAGGTACGGCGACACCTGGTTGACCAGCTCCGTGACCTTGACGGGATTGGTCAGCGTGGCCGGGGTCAGCACCGTGTTCATGACGGCCTTGAGGAAGATCTGCTGGTCCTTCACCCGCTGGTAGTCGCCGTCCACAAACGCGTACCGCTCCCGCACAAAGGCCAGGGCCTGGTCCCCGTTGAGCTTTTGCGGGCCGGCCTTGAGCGTCATGTCCGCCGTGTGCGCCTTGAAGCCGATGGGCACGTTGACGTCCACCCCGCCCAGGGCGTCCGTGATGGCCTTGAAGCCCTCAAAGTCCACGATCGCCACGTGGTCGATCCTGCTCTTGAACAGCCCCTCGAGCGTCTGCACCACCAGCGGCACTCCCCCGTACGCCATGGCGGCGTTGATCTTGGCCTGGCCGTGGCCGGGGATGTCCACCCAGGTGTCGCGCATGATCGACATCATGTAGATGTGCTTGCGGTCCGCCGGAATGTGCACCCACATCATCGTGTCCGAGCGCTGGTCCGACGGCTGGCCTTCCTCCGCCTGGGCCAGCGCCGCGCCGCGGGTGTCGCTGCCCAGCAGCAGGATGTTCATGGCGCCCGACGCCGGACCCTCCGTGGGCTTGACCGGCCGGGACGCCTCGTTGGGGAAGGCCTGCGAGATCTTCTGCGTCTTGGTGTCAAAGCTGTGGGCCAGGTTGTAGACAAACAAGCCGCTGACCACCGCGGCCACGACAAAAATGCCCAGGAAGAACAGCAGGACGTTCCTGCGGGTGTTGCGCCTGCGGCGGGCAGGGACGGGCGGGGCCATTTGTTCGCTCATGGCGACATCATCGCACCGGCCTGCTGGAAATCTCCGGCAATTCGGCTGGGTGCCGCCTCAATGTTGCGGTGTCGTGACCGTCTTGGGCGGCCAACGGCCGGCTATTGCCGTGCGGGTCCTCCCAGATTTGCGGGCTAGGCTTGGTTCATGCGTTTGAAATCCCTGTCCTGGCGGATCGTTGTGCCCTGCGCGGCCTTGGCGCTCTTGGTGCTGACCGGCTGCTCGCCGTCCGTGAGCGTCGCCGCCGCCCAGGATTCGAACAACCCCGCCTGCGCGCCCATGATGGTGTCCCTGCCCGACACGCTCGCCGGCGCGAAGCGCCGCACCACCACCAGTCAGGCCACGGCAGCCTGGGGAGATCCGTCCCTGGTGGTCCTGCGCTGCGGCGTCGACGTCCCGGGCCCCACCACCACCAAGTGCGTCGGTGTCAACGGCGTGGACTGGATCATCGAAGATGGCGGCACCAACTGGACCATGACCACCTACGGCCGCAACCCCGCCGCCGAGGTGGTCATCGACCCCAACAAGATCCCCTCCAGCTCCGTGCTGGCCGAACTCTCCAGTGCGGCCGCCCGGCTGCCCAAGGAGCGTGCCTGCGTGGGACCGGGCGACGTCGAGAACCTGCCGAGCGCGAAGGCGGGCTAGGGCGTCGGCTGCCCGGCCGCGAGCCGCCACAGCGAGGTGACCTCCCGGGAACGGGCGGCAAAGAACGGATCGCTGCGGTCCATGGACCGCGGGTGCGCCGCCCGGGTGTCCAGCCGGTCCTTGACCGTGAGCCCGGCCTGTTCGATCCATTGGAGCAGTTCCCCGCGGGACCGCAGGCCCAGGTGCTCGGCCAGGTCGGAGAGGACCAGCCAGCCCTCTCCCCCGGGCTCGAGGTGTTCCTTCAGCCCTGCCAGGAACGCCTTCAGCATGCGGCTCTTGGGATCGTAGACGGCGTTGTCCAGCAGCGTGTGCGGCGTTCCCGGCAGCCACGGCGGGTTGCACACCACCAGCGGCGCCCGGCCTGCGGGGAACATGTCCGTCAGTTCCGGTTCCACCTGCCCGTCCAGCCCCAGCCGCCGCAGGTTGTCCATGGCGCAGGCAATGGCCCGCGGCTCGCTGTCCGTCGCGATGACCTTCCTGACGCCGCGCCGGGCCAGGATGGCGGCCAGGACGCCGGTGCCGGTGCCGACGTCGAACGCCAGATCCATCGACGGAAGCGGCGCCTGCGCCACGAGGTCCAGGTACTCGCTGCGGATGGGCGCAAACGTCCCGTAATGAGGATGGATCAAGGCATCCAGGGCCTCGACGTACAGCCCGTTCCGGCGCCACTCCCAGGCGCCGATGGCACCGAGCACATCCTGCAGCGGCGCCACCTCCGGCTCCGTGACCGGTCCGGCGGCGGCCAGCCAGGCCTCCTTGATGTCCGGTGCGCGGCGCAGGGCCACCGCGGGCCCCGGCTCCAGGGGAACCAGCAGCAGGCCAAGCATCCGGGCACGCTGGGAACGGGACTGGCGGTAGCGGTAGAACGCATCGGCGACACTGCCGGCGTCGTGCTTCCTGCCCTTCCTGGTGCCGTCCGGCAGGCGGCGGCCCATGGCGGAGAGCAGCTGGCGGGCGTTGTGGTAGTCGCCGGTCCACAGCATGGCGGTGCCCTGGGCGGCGAGGCGGTAGGCGTCGTCGGCCGTCAGGAAGTCGTCCACGGCCACCACGCTCTTGGGCGTTTTGGACCCGTTGGCCGACCGCCACCTGGCGGTCCGCTCCGTGCCGTCCTGCGTCCACGTGATGGTTTCGCGTGGCTCGGGCGGCGTCTGATCGGGGGTCATGGTGAGGGGTGCTCCTGGGTTGGGGTGCTGGGGTCGCGACAAGCCCGACACGCGGGGTCGCGACGAAATCGGCAAGCGGTGGCCAGTCCCCAAGTCTAGCGCCGGGTCGAGGCATCGGAGTTGGCTGCGTTGGCTGCGCCGGGACGGCGCGCGGCGACCCGCTCGAGGAGTCCGCCGGTCCGTGAAGGATCCTGCCGAAATCACGACCCCGACATGCCTTCGGACACCGGGGTCCCTGACAGACACTTTCGACGCAGTCACAGGAGTGCTGCGGCGCCGCGGACCATGGCTGCCGCACCGCCCACACCGGCCAAGGCGTTCATGGCGCCGCTGGCCACCCCCGCCACCAGCGTGGTCCCCGCACCGCGACCACGCGGCCGCGGCCTGGCCAGCAGCGAGACCGACAAGCTGGCGATGATGAGCGCGCCGATGCCCATGTCCATGTCCAGCCAAGCCGCGGGAACCACTTTCAGCAGAAGTGCGCCGGGGATGAGGCCCACCAGCGCAGCCGTGGCAAGCCCTCCGAATTTCCGCCAGTCAATGTCTGCGAAGACGCGGCTGGCCTTTCTGGATAGTTGGGTGGGGGGCTGGGGGCCTGGGTCTCGACGCGCTCGCAGAGCTCGCTGCTCGCCCACCGGGGGTTTCGACAGGCTCGACCACCGGATCAGCCCCCGCCACGGCAGATGGCCGGCACCGCCCAAGTTTAGACGATGTGCGGTGTGAGGCTCAGCGCTACCTACTCTCAGGCGCGGGCCCGAGGCTGAGTTTGAGGTGTTCAACGCGCCCACTGGAGCCCGCGTCCGCTCGGGCGTAGCATTGTGAATACATGTAATCTTTGTGAAGGAGTGGCCATGCCTACTTCGGTTCGTCTACCCCCGGAAACTGAAAAACGCCTCGACCGGTTGGCCGCTTCCACGGGCCGGACCAAGGCGTTCTACGTTCGAGAACTCATCGTCTCCGGCCTCGACCGTCTGGAATGGGAATACTCCGTTGCGCAGAACGCGCACGACATTCGTGCCGGCCGCAGGCGGACCATCCCCAGTGACGAGGTAAGGCGCTCTCTTGGCTTGGAAGGTTGAGTACGACCCGGACGCGGTGAAGGCCCTCCAACGACTCGACAAAGCCGTCGCCCGACGTATTGTGGACGACCTCGATGACGTTGCTGCCCTCGAAGACCCACGCTCACGCGCCAAAGCACTCACCGGATCCTTGGGCGGCCTGTGGCGTTACAGGGTTGGCGACTACCGCATCATCTGCGACGTGATCAGCGAGGAACTCGTCATCGTTGCCCTCGACCTCGGCCATCGCTCAAAAATCTACCGGTGACTTAACCTCGGGCCGGGGTCTCTGGGTCTCGACGCGCTCGCAGGGCTCGCTGCTCGACCACAGGCCCAACTACCGCAGTCCGGTCTTTCTGGTCAGGGCCAGCTGGAGGAGTTCGTCGATCAGCTCCGGATAGGACAGTCCGGACGCGGCCCACATCTGCGGGTACATGGAGCTCGGCGTGAAGCCGGGCATCGTGTTGATCTCGTTGATGATCAGATCGCCGGCGGCCGTGTAAAAGAAGTCCACGCGGGAAAGGCCCTCGGCGCCGACGGCGTCGAACGCCATCGCCGCCTGCTCGCGGACGCGGGCAATATCCGCCTCCGGCATGTCCGCCGGGCAGCTCAGGTTCACGGCGCCGCCCTGGACGTACTTGGCCTCAAAGTCGTAGAACTGGTGGTGGGCGCCGTCGACCATGGCGATCTCGCCCGGCAGCGAGACGCGCGGGGCGTCGCTCCCCCGGCCCTCCAGCACGGCGATTTCAATTTCCCGTCCCACAATGCCGGCCTCGATGACCAGCTTGAGGTCGTGCTCGCGTGCTTCCTCGATGGCGGCGTCCAGCCCGTCCAGGGAATCGACCTTGGAGATGCCCATGGAGGACCCGGCGCGGGCGGGCTTGACGAAGACGGGGAATCCCAGCGCGGCCACACGCTCCCTGACACGGTCGGGCGAAACGGTCCAGTCGCGGTCCGTCACGGCGACGTACGGGCCCACCGTCAGCCCGGCGGCCTCAAACACCACCTTCATGAAGTGCTTGTCCATGCCGATCGCGGAGGCCAGCACGCCGGCCCCCACATACCGGGTGTCGGAAAGTTCCAGCAGCCCCTGGATGGTGCCGTCCTCTCCCCAGGGCCCGTGCAGCAGCGGAAACACCACGTCCACGGAGCCCAGTTCCTCGGGGACGCTGCTCGGTTCGGTCACCACCAGCTGGTGGTCCCCGCCCAGGTGGGCCAGCGAAACAGTCCTGTCCCCGGCCAATACCTCGGGCAAGGTGCCCGCGGTCAGGGACCAGCCGGCGACCTCATTCCCGGCCAACACCCACTGGCCGCTTTTCGCAATGCCGATGGGGACGACGTCGTACTTGGTCTTGTCAATGGCGCCCAGCACGCCGGCCGCCGTGACGCAGCTGACGGCGTGCTCGCTGGAGCGCCCGCCGAACAGGATGGCGACCCGGATGCGGCCGGCCCCGGTGACAGCGTTGGATTGAGTGCTCACGCGTTATTCGCCTTCGGATTTCAGTTCGCGGGCCAGCAGCAGCGGCCCCAGGTGGTCGACGGTCAGCTTGCCTTCCAGCACCGCGACCACCGCGTTGGTGATGGGCATCTCGACGCCCAGCTTGGCGGCCAGGTCCTTGACGGCGCGGCCGGACTTGATGCCCTCGGCCGTCTGCGTCATGCGGTTGTTGACCTCCTCGAGCGTCAGGCCCTCGCCCAGCATGCGCCCGGCGGTGTGGTTGCGGCTCAGCGACGACGAGCACGTCGCCACGAGGTCGCCCAGCCCGGCCAGCCCGGAGAGCGTCTCCGCCTTGCCGCCCAGGGCCAGCGCCAACCGCGTGGTCTCCGCCAGCCCGCGCGTGATGACCGACGCCTTCGTGTTGTCCCCCACCTTCTGCCCCTCGCAGATGCCCACGCACAGCGCAATCACGTTCTTGACGATCCCGCCGATCTCCACGCCCACCACGTCGTCATTGGTGTACGGGCGGAAGTACGGCGCCGTGCACGCCTCCGCGACCCACTTGGCCGTCTTTTCCTCCGCGCACGCCACCACCGACGCCGTGGGCTCCTGCCGGGCGATCTCCATGGCCAGGTTGGGTCCGGAGACCACCACCACCCTGTCCTTGGCAAGGTGCAGCTCCGTCTCGATCACCTGGGACATGCGCTGGTCCGTGCCCAGTTCCAGCCCCTTCATCAGGCTCACGACGACGGCGTCCGCCGCCAGCTGCCCGGCCCACCCGCGCAGCTGCTCCCGCAGGGTTTGCGCAGGGACGGCCAGCACCACGAGCTCGG
This genomic stretch from Arthrobacter dokdonellae harbors:
- a CDS encoding type II toxin-antitoxin system RelB family antitoxin, yielding MPTSVRLPPETEKRLDRLAASTGRTKAFYVRELIVSGLDRLEWEYSVAQNAHDIRAGRRRTIPSDEVRRSLGLEG
- a CDS encoding glycosyltransferase family 4 protein, whose protein sequence is MLKKTSSKPGQTGKSKRKDRGQRPGGPLRIMLLIHSYWPEHSPPQRRWTTLIREFRKADWDVDVVAPVAHFPHGRRSLPRSDAGAPFRGQVGPHGERIKRVPYIRHSGNFHVARLVDQVFSAAMSIPAGLMWRKADVVVVTAPSLPIMVAGYVVARLRHVPLIVEMRDAWPDLARDARLVKGSVKSVVERVVEAIQLRADLVVSVTEGFAETLRARGVKNVVTVSNGLDLDSVPIFAPPAQERETFEALYLGNHGESQRLDVVIRASALVGNSMRLHMVGHGTQRPSLMELAEELDAPVTFHESLHGQDVLNRYKAADTCIVSLRDDWKSFEATVPSKTYEVMSIGRHVTAIVRGEAARIVREADGGDVVAWKPEAVAELWRGLAADRTRLQAGTSGRDWVRENANYPSLALKYMDTIGALVRSKSAV
- a CDS encoding D-alanine--D-alanine ligase family protein, producing MSTQSNAVTGAGRIRVAILFGGRSSEHAVSCVTAAGVLGAIDKTKYDVVPIGIAKSGQWVLAGNEVAGWSLTAGTLPEVLAGDRTVSLAHLGGDHQLVVTEPSSVPEELGSVDVVFPLLHGPWGEDGTIQGLLELSDTRYVGAGVLASAIGMDKHFMKVVFEAAGLTVGPYVAVTDRDWTVSPDRVRERVAALGFPVFVKPARAGSSMGISKVDSLDGLDAAIEEAREHDLKLVIEAGIVGREIEIAVLEGRGSDAPRVSLPGEIAMVDGAHHQFYDFEAKYVQGGAVNLSCPADMPEADIARVREQAAMAFDAVGAEGLSRVDFFYTAAGDLIINEINTMPGFTPSSMYPQMWAASGLSYPELIDELLQLALTRKTGLR
- a CDS encoding type II toxin-antitoxin system RelE family toxin translates to MAWKVEYDPDAVKALQRLDKAVARRIVDDLDDVAALEDPRSRAKALTGSLGGLWRYRVGDYRIICDVISEELVIVALDLGHRSKIYR
- a CDS encoding DUF3515 domain-containing protein; translated protein: MRLKSLSWRIVVPCAALALLVLTGCSPSVSVAAAQDSNNPACAPMMVSLPDTLAGAKRRTTTSQATAAWGDPSLVVLRCGVDVPGPTTTKCVGVNGVDWIIEDGGTNWTMTTYGRNPAAEVVIDPNKIPSSSVLAELSSAAARLPKERACVGPGDVENLPSAKAG
- a CDS encoding methyltransferase translates to MTPDQTPPEPRETITWTQDGTERTARWRSANGSKTPKSVVAVDDFLTADDAYRLAAQGTAMLWTGDYHNARQLLSAMGRRLPDGTRKGRKHDAGSVADAFYRYRQSRSQRARMLGLLLVPLEPGPAVALRRAPDIKEAWLAAAGPVTEPEVAPLQDVLGAIGAWEWRRNGLYVEALDALIHPHYGTFAPIRSEYLDLVAQAPLPSMDLAFDVGTGTGVLAAILARRGVRKVIATDSEPRAIACAMDNLRRLGLDGQVEPELTDMFPAGRAPLVVCNPPWLPGTPHTLLDNAVYDPKSRMLKAFLAGLKEHLEPGGEGWLVLSDLAEHLGLRSRGELLQWIEQAGLTVKDRLDTRAAHPRSMDRSDPFFAARSREVTSLWRLAAGQPTP
- a CDS encoding LCP family protein gives rise to the protein MSEQMAPPVPARRRRNTRRNVLLFFLGIFVVAAVVSGLFVYNLAHSFDTKTQKISQAFPNEASRPVKPTEGPASGAMNILLLGSDTRGAALAQAEEGQPSDQRSDTMMWVHIPADRKHIYMMSIMRDTWVDIPGHGQAKINAAMAYGGVPLVVQTLEGLFKSRIDHVAIVDFEGFKAITDALGGVDVNVPIGFKAHTADMTLKAGPQKLNGDQALAFVRERYAFVDGDYQRVKDQQIFLKAVMNTVLTPATLTNPVKVTELVNQVSPYLSVDKGLDSATVGALAVSLNAVRGSDVVSFTLPTLGTGTSADGQSIVLKDDAAISAIAKALTDDSLGTYLKAAKLGG
- a CDS encoding NAD(P)H-dependent glycerol-3-phosphate dehydrogenase, coding for MSWVDGTAPAKVAVLGAGSWGTTFAKILADAAAGTDRKVMLWGRRQEVVDQINCHHRNPRYLSTTELPHSISASTDVVEVLKDAELVVLAVPAQTLREQLRGWAGQLAADAVVVSLMKGLELGTDQRMSQVIETELHLAKDRVVVVSGPNLAMEIARQEPTASVVACAEEKTAKWVAEACTAPYFRPYTNDDVVGVEIGGIVKNVIALCVGICEGQKVGDNTKASVITRGLAETTRLALALGGKAETLSGLAGLGDLVATCSSSLSRNHTAGRMLGEGLTLEEVNNRMTQTAEGIKSGRAVKDLAAKLGVEMPITNAVVAVLEGKLTVDHLGPLLLARELKSEGE